Proteins co-encoded in one Pocillopora verrucosa isolate sample1 chromosome 1, ASM3666991v2, whole genome shotgun sequence genomic window:
- the LOC131796749 gene encoding uncharacterized protein: METNYRSFILRIAENITKEKLEQMKYLCMDFISEGKLETITSPLQLFRELERLKMMDIDNLSFLRELLENVKCLELVGRLNDFILRRKLCLEEQRKQLRYGKDLCDAAVKCLVMGESRGDQPLSRTEALKTSGGRQVDEEELRLQNRCPCVVHCPPNEREPREISLHVAVKLASKGAWFAGTFFILKRYINDPVTLAGLFASVVLPSGVMIKYLCEGSIICVLEATHLPGLQELWLNYQSGKLLEALEEVLITEELKALADGQEITMSVTLDENIYREVCLELMVVKQKVDQTFGNVQQRPRSLSDSQINFFQKPWTTSQEKSLHILAEAERSRRKRAEKKLVNMLAYQSFEADFQSEFSLLIGEKGQETDGDESSSVTSSTTEEELLDFEEANNELSDFWSSIKGGPKEKSWKDFEGAVKGSYSEYLQHEGIALLKFLMYVLMGKYEKKESAPVYRHNFIRLSVWFGSPNEGMQGCLKKMLHLMKNSVSVDADGKRTSWFAGYMTEEEAKKKLQSEKSGAFLVRFKCYGQPGFLLTKKSRNGLSIVDFPIEVVRDTGKLSFNDRDFPDLPSLMTELRKSWMTDLQPFYSMEGF, translated from the exons ATGGAAACAAACTACAGATCGTTTATTTTAAGGATAGcagaaaatatcacaaaagaaaAGCTGGAACAAATGAAATACTTATGCATGGATTTTATTTCAGAAGGAAAACTTGAGACGATCACTTCTCCCTTGCAACTCTTTAGAGAGCTTGAAAGGCTCAAAATGATGGACATTGACAATCTATCATTTTTAAGGGAACTTTTAGAGAACGTCAAGTGTTTAGAGCTGGTAGGGAGACTAAACGACTTTATTTTACGACGAAAACTCTGCCTagaggaacaaagaaaacagctaAGATATGGCAAAGACCTCTGCGATGCAGCAGTCAAATGTTTAGTGATGGGAGAAAGCAGAGGGGATCAGCCTCTTAGTCGCACAGAAGCATTGAAGACGTCGG GTGGAAGGCAGGTGGATGAAGAGGAGCTCAGGTTACAGAATAGATGTCCTTGTGTAGTTCATTGTCCTCCAAATGAAAGAGAGCCAAGAG AAATTTCTCTTCATGTTGCTGTTAAGTTGGCCTCAAAAGGTGCTTGGTTTGCTGGAACATTCTTTATCCTCAAGAGGTACATAAATGATCCTGTGACTCTTGCTGGCTTGTTTGCATCAGTGGTCCTTCCATCAGGAGTAATGATAAAGTACCTTTGTGAAGGTTCTATCATTTGTGTGTTAGAAGCAACTCATCTGCCAGGGCTACAGGAATTGTGGCTAAATTATCAAAGTGGCAAGCTTCTAGAAGCTTTGGAAGAGGTTTTGATCACAGAGGAACTGAAAGCACTAGCAGATGGCCAAGAGATAACAATGAGTGTAACTCTAGATGAGAATATTTACCGTGAAGTATGTTTGGAACTCATGGTTGTTAAACAAAAGG TTGATCAAACTTTTGGAAATGTTCAACAGAGACCACGCAGTTTATCTGACAGTCagattaatttctttcaaaaacctTGGACCACCTCCCAAGAAAAGAGCTTACACATTTTGGCTGAAGCAGAGAGATCACGACGCAAGagggctgaaaaaaaattggtgaacATGCTAGCTTATCAATCTTTTGAAGCTGATTTCCAGTCTGAGTTCAGTCTCTTAATTGGTGAGAAAGGCCAAGAGACAGATGGTGATGAAAGTTCATCAGTGACCAGCAGTACCACAGAAG AGGAGCTCCTTGATTTTGAAGAAGCAAATAATGAACTGTCTGACTTCTGGTCATCCATAAAAGGTGGTCCGAAAGAAAAG AGTTGGAAGGACTTTGAAGGTGCTGTCAAGGGATCATATTCAGAATACCTACAGCATGAAGGAATTGCCTTGTTAAAATTTCTTATGTATGTCCTCATGGGCAAATATG aaaaaaaggaatctgCACCTGTCTACCGCCATAACTTCATAAGACTCTCAGTGTGGTTTGGATCTCCCAATGAAGGAATGCAAGGCTGCCTAAAGAAG ATGCTCCATCTGATGAAGAACTCAGTTTCTGTTGATGCTGATGGTAAAAGAACAAG CTGGTTTGCTGGATATATGACAGAAGAAGAGGCCAAAAAGAAACTGCAGAGTGAAAAAAGTGGAGCCTTCTTGGTCCGGTTCAAATGTTACGGTCAACCAGGCTTTTTGCTGACCAAAAAGTCCCGTAATGGTCTAAGTATTGTTGACTTTCCAATCGAG GTCGTTAGAGACACAGGAAAACTATCATTTAATGATCGAGATTTCCCAGATCTTCCCTCCTTGATGACAGAGTTGAGGAAGTCATGGATGACAGACCTACAACCTTTTTATTCTATGGAAGGATTTTGA